The following is a genomic window from Stenotrophomonas maltophilia.
GAGCGCCCTTCCAGTTCGCGCACGGCCGCTTCCAGCGCGTCCAGCTTCTCGCGGGTCTTCAGCAACACGGCGCGCTGCACTTCGAACTCCTCGCGGGTGACCAGGTCGAGCTTGGCCAGGCCGGCCTGCAGTGCGCTCTTGAAGGTGGCCTGCAGTTCCTCGCGCGATTCGCGCAGGCCCGGCGGCACCATGTCGCTGAGGCGACGCGCCAGGTCATCGATTTGGTTCAGGTCGATCATGGTGTGCTCCGTGAGTTAGGCCCGTGCATCCTGCGCGGGCAGGGCGTTCAGGCATAAGGATACTGCTGGCCCCATGGCTGCGAACAGGCGGCAGGGGTTTCGCACGGGCCGCGTTCAGGCGCTATCCTCCACGCCGGAATACAGGAGATCGACGATGAAGATGGTCATGGCGGTGATCAAGCCGTTCAAGCTCGACGACGTGCGCGAAGCGCTGGCCGAGCGCGGGGTTACCGGGATCACGGTGACGGAAGTAAAGGGCTTCGGTCGCCAGAAGGGCCATACCGAGCTGTACCGGGGGGCGGAGTATGTGGTCGATTTCCTGCCCAAGGTGAAGCTGGAAGTAGCGGTGACCGATGACCAGGTGGAGGCCGTGGTCGAAGCCATCGTGAAGGCGGCCGGCACCGGCAAGATCGGCGATGGCAAGGTGTTCGTGTACGACCTGGGCAGCGTGGTGCGTATTCGTACCGGCGAGCTGGACGCGGACGCGCTGTAACCCGTTCGGCGCGATGTTGTAGAGCCGAGCCGATGCTCGGCTGCATTTCGCGCGATGTACGCAGCGCAGCCGAGCGTGGGCTCGGCTCTACAGAACAGCGGTCGAGCAAGCTCGACTCTACGAAAGCGATCAGCGGCGCTTGGCCCACCTGTAGAACCGCTTCCAGCCCTGGCGCACGGCGGCCACCCAGCCCGGGTCGGCCACCAGCGCGGCCTGCGCGGCACTCGGCGCCTGGCCGGTCACGCGCTGGCGGATCTTCAGCAGGTTCTTCATGTCGCTGCGGCGCATCTGCCGGCTCAGCGGGTTGCGCCGCAGCCAGCGCGGGGCGCGCCAGGCCGAGGTGAAATCCAGCAGCACCGGTACGCCGGCGCTGACCACCACATTGGTGCCGTGCAGGTCGTTGTGGGTGATGCCGGCGGCGTGCAGGCGGCTGAGGGCGTGCTGCAGCTGCTCGAACACTTCGTTGCCCACCGCCTGGGCGCTGCTGAGGGTCTGGCCGGGAATGAATTCCATGCCCAGCGCCAGCCCGCCCAGCGTGCCGAGCAGGGCCGGGGCGTGCTTCCAGCCGCCCAGGCGCTGCAGCATGCGTGCTTCGCGGCGCACCATCAGCCGGGCGAGCAGCGAGACCGGGGTGCCGCGGTAGCGGGAGTAGTCCTTGACCACCGCCTCGCGCCCATCCAGGCAGGTGCGGTAGACATCGGGGGCGAGGAAGCGTTCGCCGCGCTTGAGCAGCAGCGGGCCGGCGGCGTCATCGCCGCAGGAGGAGGGGGGCAGGGCAGGAAGATACATGTCGGGGTCTCGGACGACCCGGTGGGTGGCGCAGAGCGTCAAGCGAACCGGTGTTACAGGGAGTTACTAATCTTTCGTTAATTTTAGTACCCGCCAGTTCGGTATTCCACGATTTGTCGGAGAAATGTCGGGGTCGTGGCTGGAACAGTTCGTCGCGCCTGCTCGGACAATCCTGTCTCACTTGTCTGGCGAGTCATTGATGATCAATCACTTACGGCCAATGGCCAGCGGGCCGGGCACGCTGGGCTGAATGCGGCGCACGCTTCGCTTGACCCCGACGCACGCCCTGCCGACCATAAGCTGTTAATCCGCGACATCGGCGGCCGCCCCCTTCGGCACGTCCCCGCTCCCTGCCGCGTTCCCCACCGGTGCTGGCCGCCAGGCCGTGCATCGCCCCCGTTTCCCGTTCCGGCCACGGCTGGAGGAAAGTGCTTTGACCATCAAGATCGTCCTTGCAGTGCTGTTCGTGGCCTGCGTGCTGTACATCCATTTCCGCGGCAAGGTGCGTGCGCGCTGGTCGCGCCAGCTGCTGGACCATTCCAGTTTCATGGCCCCGATCAACGTGATCATGTACCTGTTCTCGAAGGTGCCGACCACGCCGTTCCTGGACCCGGGCAAGGAGCTGCCGCAGCTGGAGCCGCTGCGCCAGAACTGGCAGGTGATCCGCGATGAGGCGCTGGCGCTGCGCGATGCGCAGAAGATCGCCGCCTCCAGCAGCTACAACGATGCCGGCTTCAATTCGTTCTTCCGCCGTGGCTGGAAGCGCTTCTACCTGAAGTGGTACGGCCCGTCGCACCCGTCGGCCAAGGCCATGTGCCCGAAGACCGTGGCGCTGATCGAGTCGATTCCCGATGTGCGCGCGGCGATGTTCGCGCAGCTGCCGCCGGGCAGCGAACTGCGCCCGCACCGCGACCCGTTCGCCGGTTCGCTGCGCCTGCACCTGGGCCTGAGCACGCCCAACGACGATGGCTGCTACATCGTGGTGGACGGGGTGAAGAAGAGCTGGCGCGATGGCGAGTGGATGATGTTCGACGAGACCTACATCCACCATGCGCACAACGAGACCGACCAGGACCGCGTGATTCTGTTCTGCGACATCGCCCGCCCGCTGCGCTTCGGCCTGCCGGGCCTGTTCAACCGCGCGGTGGCGGCCACGCTGCTGGCTGGCGGTGCCTCGCCGAACCTGCCGGGTGACCCGACCGGTGGCGTCAACAAGGCCTTCGGTGGCCT
Proteins encoded in this region:
- a CDS encoding RIO1 family regulatory kinase/ATPase; protein product: MYLPALPPSSCGDDAAGPLLLKRGERFLAPDVYRTCLDGREAVVKDYSRYRGTPVSLLARLMVRREARMLQRLGGWKHAPALLGTLGGLALGMEFIPGQTLSSAQAVGNEVFEQLQHALSRLHAAGITHNDLHGTNVVVSAGVPVLLDFTSAWRAPRWLRRNPLSRQMRRSDMKNLLKIRQRVTGQAPSAAQAALVADPGWVAAVRQGWKRFYRWAKRR
- a CDS encoding aspartyl/asparaginyl beta-hydroxylase domain-containing protein encodes the protein MTIKIVLAVLFVACVLYIHFRGKVRARWSRQLLDHSSFMAPINVIMYLFSKVPTTPFLDPGKELPQLEPLRQNWQVIRDEALALRDAQKIAASSSYNDAGFNSFFRRGWKRFYLKWYGPSHPSAKAMCPKTVALIESIPDVRAAMFAQLPPGSELRPHRDPFAGSLRLHLGLSTPNDDGCYIVVDGVKKSWRDGEWMMFDETYIHHAHNETDQDRVILFCDIARPLRFGLPGLFNRAVAATLLAGGASPNLPGDPTGGVNKAFGGLYKVRLKAKALRERSVVAYQVIKWGLVAAVIAGIWAL
- a CDS encoding P-II family nitrogen regulator, producing MKMVMAVIKPFKLDDVREALAERGVTGITVTEVKGFGRQKGHTELYRGAEYVVDFLPKVKLEVAVTDDQVEAVVEAIVKAAGTGKIGDGKVFVYDLGSVVRIRTGELDADAL
- the ubiK gene encoding ubiquinone biosynthesis accessory factor UbiK; its protein translation is MIDLNQIDDLARRLSDMVPPGLRESREELQATFKSALQAGLAKLDLVTREEFEVQRAVLLKTREKLDALEAAVRELEGRSTSD